A single genomic interval of Pyrus communis chromosome 7, drPyrComm1.1, whole genome shotgun sequence harbors:
- the LOC137740918 gene encoding serine carboxypeptidase-like 25 — protein sequence MVIMGKTQILISVLILGLFSSAKCSSHGSGGGRVVNKEEEADRIVGLPGQPKVSFQQFSGYVTVNQHVGRSLFYWLTEAAHNPLSKPLVVWLNGGPGCSSVAYGASEEIGPFRINKSASGLNLNKFSWNTVANLLFLETPAGVGFSYSNRSSDLFDTGDRRTAKDSLQFIIRWLDRFPRYKGREVYLTGESYAGHYVPQLAKAILTYNSQSKHPINLKGIMVGNAVTDNYYDNLGTVTYWWSHAMISDKTYKQLINTCDFRRQKNSDQCESLYSYAMDKEFGNIDQYNIYAPPCNNSDGSTRTSTRQTAMHLPHRPMFRQISGYDPCTEKYAELYYNRPDVQKALHANITKIPYKWTACSEVLNRNWNDTDVSVLPIYRDMITAGLRIWVFSGDVDSVVPVTATRYSLAQLKLATKIPWYPWYTKKQVGGWTEVYEGLTFATVRGAGHEVPLFKPRAALELFRSFIQGRPLPKSS from the exons ATGGTTATCATGGGCAAAACGCAGATCCTAATCTCCGTTTTGATTCTTGGGCTGTTTAGTTCTGCAAAGTGCAGCAGCCATGGAAGTGGAGGAGGAAGAGTTgtaaacaaagaagaagaagccgaCAGGATTGTGGGACTTCCCGGACAACCCAAGGTTTCGTTTCAGCAGTTTTCAGGATACGTGACAGTAAATCAACATGTTGGGAGATCCCTCTTTTACTGGCTCACTGAGGCTGCCCACAATCCCTTGTCAAAGCCGCTTGTTGTTTGGCTCAATGGAG GTCCCGGCTGCTCTTCTGTGGCATATGGTGCATCGGAAGAGATAGGACCATTTAGAATAAACAAGAGTGCTTCAGGACTAAACTTGAACAAGTTCTCATGGAACACAGTTGCCAATCTCTTGTTCTTGGAAACTCCAGCCGGGGTCGGCTTCTCCTACAGCAACCGCTCCTCTGATCTCTTTGACACCGGTGATCGCCGCACTG CAAAGGACTCATTGCAATTCATAATCCGATGGCTGGATCGATTCCCACGATACAAGGGCAGAGAAGTATATCTCACAGGCGAGAGCTATGCAGGACATTATGTTCCTCAGCTAGCCAAAGCAATTTTGACATACAATTCACAGTCCAAACACCCAATCAATCTTAAAGGAATAATG GTGGGTAATGCAGTGACAGACAACTACTACGATAACCTAGGAACGGTGACATACTGGTGGAGCCATGCAATGATCTCCGATAAAACCTATAAACAGCTGATCAACACATGCGATTTTAGGAGGCAGAAGAACTCAGATCAATGTGAGTCGTTGTATAGCTACGCCATGGATAAAGAGTTTGGAAACATAGACCAGTATAACATTTACGCACCACCGTGCAACAACTCCGATGGAAGCACAAGAACTTCTACAAGGCAGACTGCTATGCATTTGCCTCATCGACCG ATGTTCCGGCAAATATCCGGCTATGATCCTTGTACGGAGAAATATGCTGAACTTTATTACAACAGGCCAGATGTACAGAAAGCACTCCATGCCAACATAACCAAAATTCCTTATAAGTGGACTGCTTGCAG TGAGGTTTTAAATCGAAACTGGAACGACACAGATGTATCGGTTCTTCCTATTTACAGGGATATGATAACTGCTGGTTTAAGGATTTGGGTTTTCAG tggagATGTGGACTCAGTGGTGCCAGTCACAGCCACTAGATATTCCCTTGCACAACTCAAATTGGCCACCAAAATTCCATGGTACCCCTGGTATACTAAGAAGCAG GTCGGAGGGTGGACAGAGGTTTACGAAGGGCTGACATTTGCAACAGTGAGAGGAGCAGGTCATGAAGTTCCACTTTTCAAGCCAAGAGCAGCTCTTGAGCTTTTCAGATCATTTATTCAAGGGAGGCCTCTTCCCAAATCctcatga